In a genomic window of Saccharothrix sp. HUAS TT1:
- a CDS encoding radical SAM protein, which translates to MAGHCAACTSLAIVSPGCREAFVRIGVTKLHWECWSSCNLHCKFCYRTEDVPLDHESGLRLIDVCAYAGVRTFVFAGGDPSLRSDLSELIDHACASGLVVELQSNFQRFDARVRDRVADGRVSLSGLSLDAATSSAHDGFRSTRGNFRAVISALEFHEGAGAPVIVRTVITRQNWRETAEIAELLSRYEVVKRWSLLQFTPVGRGFANASMYRLDDERNFEDAARTAVENYRGAGEVDIYRSNDKQGTYALVTAAGNLYGVTPEPAGGTYPVVGSMLRDHLSTLAAGLPFSRHRHQVRYGH; encoded by the coding sequence ATGGCAGGACACTGCGCGGCGTGCACCTCGCTCGCGATCGTGTCGCCCGGTTGTCGCGAGGCGTTCGTCCGCATAGGGGTGACGAAGCTGCACTGGGAGTGCTGGTCCTCGTGCAACCTGCACTGCAAATTCTGCTACCGCACGGAGGACGTTCCTCTCGACCACGAGTCCGGGCTGAGGCTGATCGACGTGTGCGCGTACGCCGGAGTGCGGACCTTCGTCTTCGCTGGTGGCGATCCCTCGCTCCGCTCAGACCTGTCAGAACTCATCGACCATGCCTGCGCATCAGGTCTGGTGGTGGAGCTTCAGTCGAACTTCCAACGGTTCGACGCTCGTGTCAGGGACAGGGTCGCGGACGGACGGGTATCGCTCAGCGGCTTGTCCCTGGACGCGGCGACGTCGTCGGCGCACGATGGTTTCAGGTCCACCCGGGGCAATTTTCGCGCCGTGATTTCTGCGCTGGAATTCCACGAGGGTGCCGGTGCTCCGGTCATAGTCAGAACCGTCATCACCCGGCAGAACTGGCGGGAGACTGCGGAGATCGCCGAGCTGTTGTCGCGCTACGAGGTCGTCAAGCGTTGGTCCTTGCTGCAATTCACCCCCGTGGGACGGGGTTTCGCCAACGCCTCGATGTACCGACTCGATGACGAGCGGAACTTCGAAGACGCCGCCCGGACAGCAGTTGAGAACTACCGGGGCGCCGGTGAAGTGGACATCTACCGATCAAATGACAAGCAAGGAACCTATGCGCTGGTCACCGCTGCGGGAAATCTGTACGGCGTGACTCCGGAACCGGCCGGCGGCACGTACCCGGTGGTGGGATCCATGCTGCGCGACCACCTCTCGACCCTCGCCGCCGGTCTGCCGTTCTCACGGCACCGCCACCAGGTCAGGTATGGCCACTGA